A region of Moorena producens PAL-8-15-08-1 DNA encodes the following proteins:
- a CDS encoding DUF1565 domain-containing protein yields the protein MVKSIIHVNPVTGKDSDTGDTVPFKTLTKALSMATAGTTIHLAAGTYNAARVEVFPLVIPKVVMVVGNEPTKGKDIVISGSGNYVSPTFNRQNITIRDSAAPLIADNKILGNRAGIVLMRQVQPVLRRNLIENNTHGGLVVNGRARPDLGNSQDPAGNILRNNGKADLQNSSSVRLVSVGNQLNPSRIEGAVELR from the coding sequence ATGGTTAAATCTATTATTCACGTTAACCCAGTCACTGGTAAGGATAGCGATACTGGTGATACTGTTCCGTTTAAAACCTTGACTAAGGCACTTTCTATGGCTACTGCTGGAACTACCATTCACTTAGCCGCTGGTACCTATAATGCTGCTAGGGTCGAAGTTTTTCCCCTAGTGATTCCTAAAGTAGTGATGGTTGTCGGCAATGAACCGACCAAGGGTAAGGATATTGTGATTTCGGGCAGTGGGAACTATGTCAGCCCTACGTTTAATCGTCAAAATATTACCATCCGTGACTCGGCAGCACCGTTAATAGCAGATAATAAAATACTCGGTAACCGAGCTGGAATCGTTTTGATGCGTCAGGTGCAACCGGTATTGCGTCGTAATCTGATTGAGAACAATACTCATGGTGGTTTAGTGGTTAATGGTAGGGCTAGACCAGATTTAGGCAATTCTCAAGACCCGGCGGGTAATATCCTGCGCAATAATGGTAAGGCTGATCTCCAAAATAGCAGCTCTGTCAGGTTAGTTTCGGTGGGCAATCAGCTCAATCCATCTAGAATTGAGGGTGCGGTAGAGTTGCGTTAA
- a CDS encoding S-layer homology domain-containing protein, whose amino-acid sequence MTGDWASQFIGELVITGLVSGFGDGTFKPEANLTRAQYAAIIAKTFESPRQVGKGRGEFVDSSAKFWASQAIRKAAVMGFISRFRDRTFRPQQNLTRVQGLVSLVKGLGLTGG is encoded by the coding sequence TTGACAGGTGATTGGGCAAGCCAGTTTATTGGAGAATTAGTGATCACAGGGCTAGTTAGTGGCTTTGGAGATGGCACATTCAAGCCAGAAGCCAACCTGACTAGAGCACAGTATGCAGCAATTATTGCCAAAACATTTGAAAGCCCACGGCAGGTGGGTAAAGGTAGAGGGGAGTTTGTGGATTCGAGCGCCAAATTTTGGGCATCACAAGCAATTCGGAAAGCAGCAGTTATGGGTTTTATTTCCCGATTCCGCGATCGCACATTTCGCCCCCAGCAAAATCTGACCAGAGTGCAAGGTCTGGTATCCCTAGTCAAGGGTTTGGGGTTAACAGGTGGTTAG
- a CDS encoding GldG family protein translates to MKTSKTKKYLLYLFWLGPLLTMAGITVRIMTEKWSPDALGLLIAGIVISLVGLVFLARLAPKFWQSRSTQVGTNAIISTVAMLVILGLINFIGVRYTQRIDLTENQLYTLSPQSQQVVQNLRQPLKVWIFNPQPNPDDRELLENFRRYGSNFEFQFVDPQLKPALAQKFGVQSIGEVYLQYKDKQQLLQAVNDTQPLSEASLTSGIETLTREISLRVYFLQGHGEKSLAEVEGGLSEAVRVLEDKNFTVQPLNLAERSEVPADASIVVSAGPMRPLLEKEVKGLRNYLSKGGSLLLMLDPDTNPKLDSFLKDWGIKLDSRLVIDPSAPERSLVLGAATPMVTSYGNHPITREFADGFSFYPWARSLLITPVDGIQETPLLITNDRTWAESNPKQQPLELNPERDRPGPLILGVALSRKAEGIDQGTPQEDGNKKTSSARLVVYGNSNFATNGWFDQQLNGDVFLNTISWLSKQDDQVLSIRPKEQNNRRINLTAIQAELLGWTALLLMPLVGFTTAGLVWWQRR, encoded by the coding sequence ATGAAGACAAGCAAAACCAAGAAGTATCTCCTTTACCTTTTCTGGCTCGGGCCACTACTGACCATGGCGGGAATCACTGTCAGGATTATGACTGAAAAATGGTCTCCAGACGCATTAGGATTACTGATTGCTGGTATTGTCATTAGTCTTGTGGGGCTAGTATTTTTAGCCCGGTTGGCCCCGAAATTTTGGCAAAGCCGTTCTACCCAAGTCGGAACCAATGCTATTATTTCTACGGTAGCTATGTTAGTGATTTTGGGGCTGATTAACTTTATAGGGGTGCGCTATACCCAACGCATCGATTTAACAGAAAATCAGTTATATACTCTGTCACCCCAGTCCCAGCAAGTGGTGCAAAATTTACGACAGCCCCTTAAGGTTTGGATCTTTAACCCACAACCTAATCCAGATGACCGAGAGTTGTTAGAGAACTTTCGTCGGTATGGGTCAAACTTTGAATTTCAGTTTGTTGACCCTCAGCTAAAACCAGCACTAGCTCAGAAATTTGGTGTTCAGTCTATCGGAGAGGTTTATCTACAATATAAAGACAAGCAACAATTATTGCAAGCTGTTAATGATACCCAACCTCTGTCAGAAGCTAGTCTTACTAGTGGTATCGAAACCCTGACTCGGGAAATTTCGCTTAGGGTTTACTTCCTGCAAGGTCACGGAGAAAAATCCTTAGCAGAAGTAGAAGGGGGATTATCTGAGGCAGTACGTGTTCTAGAGGATAAAAATTTTACGGTTCAACCCCTTAACCTAGCTGAACGCTCAGAGGTTCCAGCCGATGCATCAATCGTAGTTAGTGCAGGTCCGATGCGACCATTATTAGAAAAAGAAGTCAAAGGCTTACGTAACTATCTATCCAAGGGTGGTAGCTTACTATTGATGCTCGACCCTGATACTAATCCTAAATTGGATAGCTTTCTCAAAGACTGGGGAATTAAGCTAGACAGTAGGTTAGTGATTGACCCGTCTGCTCCAGAACGTTCTTTAGTGCTTGGTGCAGCAACTCCCATGGTGACCAGCTACGGGAATCATCCCATTACCAGGGAATTTGCCGACGGATTTTCCTTTTATCCTTGGGCGCGATCGCTCTTAATTACCCCAGTAGATGGTATCCAGGAGACTCCTCTGCTGATTACCAATGACAGAACTTGGGCTGAGAGCAATCCTAAACAGCAGCCACTGGAATTGAATCCAGAACGCGATCGCCCTGGTCCGTTAATCTTAGGTGTAGCATTAAGCCGCAAAGCCGAAGGGATTGATCAAGGGACTCCTCAAGAGGATGGTAACAAAAAGACCTCGTCAGCTCGTTTGGTAGTCTATGGTAACTCTAATTTTGCCACCAATGGTTGGTTTGATCAGCAATTAAATGGTGATGTTTTTCTCAACACCATTAGCTGGTTAAGCAAGCAAGATGATCAAGTCCTATCTATCCGCCCTAAAGAACAAAACAATCGACGGATTAACCTAACAGCAATCCAGGCTGAGTTACTGGGTTGGACTGCCCTGTTACTTATGCCCTTAGTTGGGTTTACCACAGCTGGGTTGGTGTGGTGGCAACGCCGTTAG
- a CDS encoding restriction endonuclease subunit R has product MIILQASHLSLEDVHHTFGFQRQYNSSLTSRLSLDTITEFEQRELEQIRTDFDNYLIAGKVSEGLVKALTVFPLLRLAGFYRSPIKISLEEGIADIDIQDQDTKITGRLDILAINKAQQTVDKVSFWVLVIETKNSSADVSVGLPQLLTYAYKSLDHQDSVWGLSTNGYIYQFIYIQAGNPPIYQLMPVLNLMESESSIKLLQVIKAIALLD; this is encoded by the coding sequence ATGATAATTCTACAAGCTAGTCACCTATCTCTAGAAGATGTCCATCATACCTTTGGCTTTCAACGGCAATACAATAGTTCATTAACTTCCCGGTTATCCCTAGACACTATCACTGAATTTGAGCAACGGGAATTGGAACAAATTCGGACTGATTTTGATAATTACTTAATCGCCGGTAAAGTATCTGAAGGACTGGTAAAAGCCCTAACTGTTTTTCCCTTACTGCGATTAGCTGGCTTCTATCGCTCTCCAATAAAGATTTCCTTGGAAGAAGGGATTGCTGATATTGATATTCAGGACCAGGATACCAAAATTACTGGCAGACTAGATATTTTAGCAATTAACAAAGCTCAACAGACAGTAGATAAAGTATCGTTTTGGGTCTTAGTTATAGAAACTAAAAACAGTAGTGCTGATGTATCCGTTGGGTTACCTCAATTACTGACCTATGCCTATAAGAGTTTAGACCATCAAGACTCAGTTTGGGGACTATCGACTAACGGATACATTTATCAGTTTATTTATATCCAAGCTGGCAATCCTCCGATTTATCAGTTGATGCCAGTATTAAACCTGATGGAATCGGAGTCATCGATTAAATTACTACAAGTTATTAAAGCTATAGCGCTTCTAGATTAA
- a CDS encoding ABC transporter ATP-binding protein — MIEVEHLSKIYGTTPAIENVTFRVEPGEILGFLGPNGAGKTTTMRILAGYLPATHGTARIANYDVHENSMAVRRRIGYLPEFPPLYPDMTVEGFLHFVARIKGVAAGDRTTKVKTAMERCNITSKAKLLIRKLSKGFRQRVGIAQAIVHDPPAIILDEPTVGLDPRQIIDVRNLIKSLAGDHTIILSTHILPEVSMTCSRVAIINEGKIVATDSPDKLLAELTGGSGYELEIDGDAQELQKLLQVIPGVCLVELVNDHNLPGGRSLFHIVSAPGAEPARDIAAVTVGAGVGIYEMRRTRATLEDVFLKLTTTEKPLPQPDPDLQESDLDESEESDEGLTIKD, encoded by the coding sequence ATGATAGAAGTAGAGCATCTAAGCAAAATCTATGGCACCACCCCAGCGATAGAGAATGTTACTTTCAGGGTTGAACCAGGAGAAATCCTAGGCTTCCTTGGACCGAATGGTGCAGGGAAAACCACTACCATGCGAATTTTGGCAGGCTATTTACCAGCAACCCATGGTACTGCCCGAATTGCTAATTATGATGTTCATGAAAATTCTATGGCAGTACGACGCCGAATTGGTTATTTACCGGAATTTCCGCCACTGTATCCGGACATGACCGTTGAAGGATTTTTGCACTTTGTTGCCCGTATTAAAGGTGTTGCTGCAGGCGATCGCACTACTAAGGTCAAAACTGCCATGGAGCGCTGTAACATAACGAGCAAGGCCAAGCTACTGATCCGTAAGCTTTCTAAGGGCTTCCGTCAACGGGTGGGTATCGCTCAGGCGATTGTACATGACCCACCGGCCATCATTCTAGATGAACCGACAGTGGGTCTTGATCCTCGGCAAATTATTGATGTCCGTAACTTAATTAAGAGCCTTGCTGGTGACCATACTATTATCCTATCTACCCACATTCTACCAGAAGTGAGTATGACCTGTAGCCGGGTAGCGATTATCAATGAAGGCAAAATTGTAGCAACAGATAGTCCAGACAAGTTACTGGCGGAGTTAACCGGAGGCTCAGGTTATGAGTTAGAAATAGATGGTGATGCACAGGAGTTACAGAAATTATTACAAGTTATACCAGGAGTTTGCCTGGTGGAACTGGTTAATGATCACAATTTACCTGGCGGACGATCTTTATTCCACATCGTATCAGCACCGGGAGCAGAACCCGCACGGGATATTGCAGCTGTGACCGTGGGAGCTGGTGTAGGGATATACGAAATGCGACGGACTCGCGCTACCCTGGAAGATGTCTTTTTGAAACTGACTACCACCGAAAAACCACTGCCTCAACCCGATCCTGATTTACAGGAGTCTGATTTAGACGAGTCTGAGGAATCTGATGAAGGATTAACGATTAAGGATTAA
- a CDS encoding serine/threonine-protein kinase, which produces MSEFPDFYNYGYQVKKQLGHNYHSGRVTYQAIHLKTKQKVVIKLFQFAQYNSSWHGYQSIESEIKVLKQLHHPRIPRYLDSFAPEGGVCLVQEYKNAQPLSAYPSFTPEQIQQIAVQMLEILDYIQHFYNPIIHRDIKPENVLLDYKMRVYLIDFGLAKLAYGSINGSTTMAGTAGFMPPEQLYNHTLNKASDIYSLGVTLVCLVTGIKTAEISNLIDLSNHRIKFKHLASGYSKEFLNYLDKMVEPDPKKRLANLERIFKSVPSPEPIQRKLLAEFSNKLKVNNLNKRLKYAIVTVISLGLGVTYGLNQVEQLLVSKIQQHLSDGDYEKCINLAQDVPVFLSINEKSICLLNDCSVAQLNKATKLVDNPQLIYKAITEAKKIPTESNSYQEAKTLITQWKEWQSDQNLIQKAQQDLKKHKWQQAKAMAAQVNAERFQQQAIQIINAAETKLKAAELERLGAELEIQGENLILKANHYANQRQYSQAISIAKRIHNATPSYQEAQRLIAEWKSQIPQVFRNYWSSPQVNGARFVVDKIEKWKNGQLKIYFKAYNYTNKDSRFSDFIAVDNLGNNYRGYSGSSWDGTVMPSRIPTKGSITLKQPLDPNASVITLSFRRVYTYNPLIRLITLKTKGIRVK; this is translated from the coding sequence ATGAGTGAATTTCCTGATTTTTATAACTATGGCTACCAAGTCAAAAAACAATTAGGTCACAACTATCACAGTGGTCGAGTAACTTATCAAGCCATCCATCTTAAAACTAAGCAAAAAGTTGTAATCAAGCTGTTTCAATTTGCTCAATATAACAGTAGCTGGCATGGTTACCAATCCATTGAAAGTGAGATTAAGGTACTAAAACAGTTACACCATCCTAGGATTCCTCGCTATCTTGACTCCTTTGCTCCTGAGGGTGGTGTTTGTTTGGTACAGGAGTACAAAAACGCTCAACCTTTGTCTGCATACCCAAGCTTTACACCAGAGCAAATCCAGCAAATTGCCGTTCAAATGCTCGAAATTTTGGATTATATACAACATTTTTATAATCCGATAATTCACCGAGACATTAAACCAGAAAATGTTTTGTTAGATTACAAAATGCGGGTTTACTTAATTGATTTTGGGTTGGCAAAACTTGCCTATGGTTCAATTAATGGAAGTACTACGATGGCTGGCACAGCTGGATTTATGCCACCAGAACAATTATATAATCACACCCTCAATAAAGCATCAGATATTTATAGTTTAGGAGTGACACTTGTTTGTTTGGTTACCGGAATTAAAACGGCAGAAATTAGTAATTTAATTGATTTAAGCAATCATCGTATAAAATTCAAGCATTTAGCTTCAGGTTATAGCAAAGAATTTCTTAACTACCTAGACAAAATGGTAGAACCGGACCCTAAAAAGCGTCTTGCCAATCTAGAACGTATTTTTAAATCGGTTCCATCACCAGAGCCAATTCAAAGAAAACTACTAGCAGAGTTTAGCAATAAACTCAAAGTAAATAACCTGAATAAACGACTAAAGTATGCTATAGTTACTGTAATCAGTTTAGGATTAGGTGTTACCTATGGATTAAACCAAGTTGAGCAACTATTAGTAAGTAAAATCCAACAGCACTTGAGCGATGGAGACTATGAAAAATGTATTAATTTAGCTCAAGATGTTCCAGTTTTTTTGAGCATCAATGAAAAATCGATATGCCTCTTAAATGACTGTTCTGTCGCACAACTAAATAAAGCAACTAAACTAGTAGACAATCCCCAACTTATCTATAAAGCAATTACTGAAGCTAAAAAAATACCGACTGAGAGTAATAGTTACCAAGAAGCAAAAACGTTAATTACTCAATGGAAAGAATGGCAAAGTGATCAAAATTTAATTCAAAAAGCTCAACAAGACCTAAAGAAACATAAATGGCAACAAGCCAAAGCAATGGCAGCACAGGTTAACGCTGAACGTTTCCAGCAGCAAGCAATCCAAATTATTAATGCTGCTGAAACCAAACTAAAAGCTGCTGAATTAGAAAGACTAGGTGCTGAATTAGAAATACAAGGAGAAAACCTGATCCTCAAGGCAAATCACTATGCTAATCAGCGACAGTATAGTCAAGCAATATCCATCGCCAAACGGATTCATAACGCTACGCCATCTTATCAAGAAGCACAACGATTAATTGCTGAATGGAAAAGCCAAATTCCTCAAGTTTTTAGAAATTATTGGTCATCCCCACAAGTTAATGGCGCTCGCTTCGTCGTCGATAAAATAGAAAAGTGGAAAAATGGCCAATTAAAAATTTATTTTAAAGCTTATAATTACACTAATAAAGATAGCCGATTTTCCGATTTTATCGCCGTTGATAATTTAGGAAATAATTATAGAGGTTATTCAGGCTCTAGTTGGGATGGAACAGTGATGCCTTCTAGGATACCAACTAAAGGTTCTATCACCTTAAAACAACCACTAGATCCTAATGCGTCAGTGATTACACTTAGTTTTCGACGTGTTTATACTTATAATCCACTAATTAGACTAATCACTCTCAAAACAAAAGGAATAAGAGTTAAGTAG
- a CDS encoding S-layer homology domain-containing protein → MVSLANSGLSRSRSDSQLCYPSGSHSNSKTNGSNYPEPHQLNPMRPITRAEVVALIYQALVAKGSADAIGRRPHYAIASPYIVNPNPDITSFTDIPGHWAEGFIRRLGSLNLISGFADGSFQPDAPLTRAECAALLVKVFDPNPIGPATQFIDVPLNFTGITSYQPILSWWFSLWIPRPNLPSSADLAPC, encoded by the coding sequence GTGGTTAGTCTAGCGAACTCGGGTTTATCGCGATCGCGTTCAGATTCCCAGCTATGCTACCCAAGCGGTAGCCACAGCAACTCAAAGACAAATGGTAGTAATTATCCCGAACCCCATCAGCTCAATCCCATGAGGCCGATTACCCGTGCTGAGGTGGTAGCATTAATTTACCAGGCATTGGTAGCAAAAGGCTCTGCAGATGCGATTGGCCGTAGGCCACACTACGCGATCGCATCTCCTTATATTGTTAACCCTAACCCTGACATTACCTCATTTACCGATATACCTGGACACTGGGCAGAAGGTTTTATTCGCCGCCTCGGTAGTCTAAACCTGATTAGTGGCTTTGCGGATGGCAGCTTTCAACCAGATGCCCCTCTAACTCGGGCTGAGTGCGCTGCCCTACTGGTAAAAGTGTTTGACCCCAATCCAATCGGTCCAGCTACCCAATTTATTGATGTCCCCCTGAATTTCACCGGCATTACCAGCTATCAACCAATCCTATCGTGGTGGTTTTCTCTCTGGATACCCCGACCAAACCTTCCATCCTCAGCAGACCTTGCGCCGTGTTGA
- a CDS encoding ABC transporter permease — MMIIIGNILAIFRKELQGYFASPFAYVIAGVFWWLSGSFFVEILLDQEGIINQVATAEQLGLPIPPVDVAYVFLRQFLEVMGSLSLFVLPILSMGLYAEERKRRTLELLATSPLTNWAVAVGKLLGVVTFYSFMVLPLLAYEAIAFSATDPPVQPVLPLLAHAGLILLAASVLSLGMFISSLTDSSILSAILTFAVVLGLWVIDLIAKNVSGPLGEALGHLSLLENYKNLIQGVLDTSSIILFLSYIFIGIFLTAQSIDALRFQRS, encoded by the coding sequence ATAATGATAATTATTGGCAATATATTAGCAATTTTTAGGAAAGAATTACAGGGATATTTTGCTTCACCATTCGCTTATGTGATCGCCGGTGTATTTTGGTGGCTGTCTGGCTCCTTTTTTGTAGAAATTCTTTTGGATCAAGAGGGTATTATTAACCAAGTAGCAACGGCAGAACAATTGGGTTTACCGATACCACCAGTGGATGTTGCCTATGTATTTTTGCGTCAATTCTTGGAAGTGATGGGTTCACTGTCGTTATTTGTGTTGCCAATTCTGTCCATGGGACTCTATGCTGAGGAACGCAAACGCAGGACTTTGGAGCTTTTGGCCACTTCTCCACTAACGAATTGGGCTGTAGCCGTAGGTAAACTCTTGGGAGTGGTGACATTTTATAGCTTTATGGTGCTACCCTTACTTGCCTATGAAGCGATCGCATTTAGTGCTACAGATCCCCCGGTTCAACCTGTCCTACCGTTACTCGCCCACGCCGGATTAATTTTACTGGCAGCATCGGTGCTTTCTCTGGGGATGTTCATTTCTTCCCTAACTGATAGCTCAATTTTGTCAGCAATCCTCACCTTTGCTGTGGTTTTGGGACTTTGGGTGATTGATTTGATTGCTAAAAATGTTAGTGGACCCCTTGGGGAAGCCTTAGGTCATTTATCGTTGTTGGAAAATTATAAAAATCTGATTCAGGGTGTTTTGGATACTAGTAGTATAATTCTGTTTTTGAGTTATATCTTTATCGGTATTTTTCTAACTGCTCAGTCTATTGATGCGTTAAGATTTCAGCGTTCTTAG
- a CDS encoding AAA family ATPase, translating to MTDLQTFYRATNPSKTLAVDNEEDRKYYIDFSSVRGGQIIEKLRKKIAIFSPNQPTCELFTGHIGCGKSTELLRLKLDLERSGFHVVYFESDQDLEMSDVDISDILLAIARRVSESLESAGISLQPGYFQRLFGEVKDILNTPMELSEVEFSVGIATITSQAKASPKQRDKLRGYLEPRTNGIIEAINQEVLEPGIKKLKQTGKKGLVVIVDNLDRVDSIQKPFGRLQPEYLFADRGSQLRGLHCHVVYTIPLSLRFSNDFGMVTERFMSDPKVLPMVPVQLRDGSKHEEGMALLRQMVLARAFPDLEPNQRLTKITAIFDSPETLDRLCGASGGHVRNLLRFLREWIMEEGELPLSRNGLERMIKAQHHKLVLSITDDEWDLLRKVAKDKKVTGDDGYQILIRSRFVYEYYDQDEPWFDVNPILSEAKELQP from the coding sequence ATGACCGATTTACAAACGTTTTACCGAGCTACCAACCCCAGTAAAACCTTAGCTGTGGACAATGAGGAGGATCGCAAGTATTACATTGATTTCTCTTCAGTACGCGGCGGTCAGATTATTGAAAAACTTAGAAAAAAGATTGCTATCTTTTCACCAAATCAGCCTACTTGTGAACTGTTTACTGGGCATATTGGCTGCGGCAAGTCTACGGAGTTGCTCAGGTTAAAGCTGGATTTAGAACGGTCAGGATTTCATGTGGTTTACTTCGAGTCTGATCAGGACTTGGAAATGAGTGATGTTGATATTAGCGATATTTTACTGGCGATCGCTCGTCGAGTCAGTGAAAGTCTGGAAAGTGCTGGCATTAGCCTTCAACCAGGGTACTTCCAGAGGTTATTTGGTGAAGTCAAAGATATCTTAAACACACCGATGGAGCTATCGGAGGTAGAATTTTCTGTAGGGATTGCCACCATTACCAGTCAAGCCAAAGCTAGCCCTAAGCAGCGGGATAAGTTGAGAGGATATCTGGAGCCTCGAACCAATGGAATTATTGAGGCCATTAATCAGGAGGTGCTGGAGCCTGGTATCAAGAAATTGAAACAGACCGGGAAAAAGGGACTAGTAGTTATTGTCGATAACCTTGACCGGGTAGATTCTATACAAAAGCCCTTTGGTCGTCTTCAGCCAGAATATTTGTTTGCGGATCGAGGGTCACAGTTGCGGGGACTGCACTGTCACGTGGTTTACACTATTCCATTGTCACTGCGGTTTTCCAATGACTTTGGGATGGTGACTGAACGCTTTATGAGCGACCCCAAAGTCCTGCCAATGGTTCCTGTACAGTTACGGGACGGTAGCAAACATGAAGAAGGAATGGCACTGCTGCGACAGATGGTGCTAGCAAGAGCTTTTCCAGATTTAGAGCCCAACCAGCGTCTAACTAAAATTACAGCAATTTTTGACAGTCCTGAAACCTTAGACCGTTTATGTGGTGCTAGTGGCGGTCATGTGCGAAATTTACTCCGGTTTCTCCGTGAATGGATCATGGAGGAAGGAGAACTACCCCTTTCCCGTAATGGTCTAGAACGTATGATTAAGGCTCAGCATCATAAACTTGTTTTATCGATCACTGATGATGAGTGGGACTTATTGCGTAAAGTAGCGAAGGATAAGAAAGTGACTGGAGATGACGGATATCAAATCTTAATCCGCAGTCGCTTTGTTTATGAGTATTATGATCAAGATGAACCTTGGTTTGATGTTAATCCAATTTTGTCAGAAGCGAAAGAACTACAGCCATAG
- a CDS encoding phycobiliprotein lyase, producing the protein MDIKEFFEQSAGRWFSQRTSNHITSQPIKNGKSNITMEMLSGDAPEVIKLCKQYQIEPGIAIFGLKVIWDSTVVGEQKKQTGSTVVVAVPNPENPDIGKLLRTNGDVEETSLKCRYSIGQDDVLTMITEGKTLYAEERFWFASPNFRLRTNVLQQRGQLTMASLATEIRLGVT; encoded by the coding sequence ATGGATATTAAAGAGTTTTTTGAACAGAGCGCTGGCAGATGGTTTTCTCAACGTACTAGTAATCATATTACCTCTCAACCCATTAAAAATGGTAAGTCCAACATCACAATGGAAATGCTATCTGGTGATGCCCCAGAGGTGATCAAACTCTGTAAGCAATACCAAATAGAGCCTGGTATAGCTATATTTGGCTTAAAAGTGATTTGGGACAGTACAGTAGTAGGAGAGCAGAAAAAGCAAACTGGTTCCACTGTTGTTGTAGCTGTTCCCAACCCAGAAAATCCTGACATTGGCAAGCTATTGCGAACTAATGGTGATGTTGAAGAAACTTCCTTAAAATGTCGTTACAGTATCGGCCAGGATGATGTTTTAACAATGATTACAGAGGGGAAAACTCTATATGCTGAAGAACGTTTTTGGTTTGCTAGCCCTAACTTTCGGTTACGCACTAACGTTCTCCAGCAGAGGGGGCAATTAACCATGGCTTCTCTGGCCACAGAAATTCGTCTTGGTGTTACGTGA
- a CDS encoding pyridoxamine 5'-phosphate oxidase family protein, with protein MSFHTGEIAVQTRAGVTEEAEKLSSMITPVIKPAAQMLLTTQQLAIASSVDTNGLVWASLLTGQPGFVQVFDNQTVEINCIPIDGDPLYENLVQNGVLGLLVIDLTTRKRLRMNGLARVEGKGQIVMQTTEVFFNCPKYIQLRHLETDTPESSEPEIRSFEALTTTEQDWITQSDTFFIASFNPETGADASHRGGYPGFIQVISDHQLVFPDYAGNNMFQTLGNLTVNPHAGLLFIDFERGNTLQLTGTAEVIWDQSRFTTVPGAQRLVEFHIDQVLETTNASPIRWRFGEYSPANPAVKKESLTT; from the coding sequence ATGAGCTTTCACACTGGAGAGATTGCTGTTCAAACTCGGGCTGGGGTAACCGAAGAAGCTGAGAAACTCAGCTCGATGATTACTCCCGTGATCAAACCTGCTGCTCAGATGCTCCTGACAACTCAACAATTAGCGATCGCTAGTAGTGTGGATACCAATGGCTTAGTTTGGGCATCATTGCTGACTGGTCAACCTGGTTTTGTCCAAGTTTTCGATAATCAAACTGTCGAGATTAACTGTATCCCTATCGATGGGGATCCCTTGTACGAAAACTTGGTGCAAAATGGAGTACTGGGACTTCTGGTGATTGACCTGACTACCCGTAAACGCTTGCGGATGAATGGCTTGGCTAGAGTAGAAGGCAAAGGGCAGATTGTGATGCAGACCACTGAGGTATTTTTCAACTGTCCCAAATACATCCAGCTGCGTCATCTAGAGACTGATACCCCTGAGTCAAGCGAGCCTGAAATTCGCAGCTTTGAGGCTTTGACCACAACCGAGCAAGACTGGATTACCCAATCTGATACCTTTTTCATTGCCAGTTTCAATCCAGAAACTGGGGCAGATGCCTCTCATCGGGGTGGATATCCAGGATTTATCCAGGTGATCAGTGATCATCAGCTAGTGTTTCCTGATTATGCTGGCAATAATATGTTTCAAACCCTAGGTAACCTGACAGTGAATCCCCATGCTGGTCTGCTGTTCATCGATTTTGAGCGAGGCAATACCTTACAACTGACCGGAACAGCCGAGGTGATTTGGGATCAGTCACGATTCACTACCGTTCCAGGAGCGCAACGGTTAGTGGAGTTTCATATTGACCAGGTCTTAGAAACAACTAATGCTAGCCCTATACGCTGGCGCTTTGGAGAGTATTCTCCCGCTAATCCTGCTGTTAAGAAGGAGAGTCTTACTACTTAA
- a CDS encoding S-layer homology domain-containing protein, whose protein sequence is MNQSYRGGFLSGYPDQTFHPQQTLRRVDLIASLVNGLSLAKTLGKSVKDSSEISKISEDWKDIPAYATEAVAYATIAKIVVNHPNPTLLHPKREAKRADAIAFIYQALVKTGRFTEFNSPYSVVMSHES, encoded by the coding sequence ATCAACCAATCCTATCGTGGTGGTTTTCTCTCTGGATACCCCGACCAAACCTTCCATCCTCAGCAGACCTTGCGCCGTGTTGATTTGATTGCCTCTCTAGTCAATGGGCTGTCTTTAGCCAAAACTCTAGGGAAGTCAGTTAAAGACTCTTCTGAGATTTCTAAAATCTCAGAAGATTGGAAGGATATTCCTGCTTATGCTACCGAAGCAGTTGCATACGCTACCATCGCGAAAATTGTCGTTAACCACCCCAACCCAACCCTGTTGCATCCCAAGCGGGAAGCAAAGCGAGCTGATGCGATTGCATTTATCTATCAGGCCTTGGTGAAGACAGGACGTTTCACTGAGTTCAACTCACCGTATAGTGTTGTCATGAGTCATGAGTCCTGA